The stretch of DNA GTTGCCTTCGTGACGTGGTCGAGTTCGGGGAGGCCGGCCTCTACCCGGAGGGCCTCGACGCGCACGAGCTCGAGGCGCTCGCGGACGAGGACTAGCGCGTCAGGACGGCGGCGACGTGGAGGAGCGCGTCCAGCTTCTCCCCGTCGAGCTTCCGCGCGAGGGTGAGCAGCCGGCGCAGCTCGGGCGTTTCGGCCTCCAGAAGAGGGGGGCGAGGTGCCTTCTTCCCTGGGGCCTGGGGCGCTGTGCCCAGCAGGATTTCTGGGGAGAGGCCCAACGTCTGGCTGAGACGGTGGAGCACTGTGACGCTGGGCAGCACCTTTCCTCGCTCCAGACGGCGATAGGCGGGCTCCACGAGACCCACTCGCTCGGCCACCTCGGCCCGCGTCATTCCCAGCTTCTCCCTCGCTTCGCGAGCGGCGGTGCCGATGGTGATTGCCAGCTCTTCATTCATGGGACTTCCCGCGGGAGAGGAGGGTGAGCATTGCTCGCGCCCGAGTCTCGTCCAACTGCCGCACCCGGAAGAAGAGGCGACGACGGGCCGGCGTTTCCGTGGAGGGAGGCGTGGCCCGCGTGAAGCCCAGCAACTCGTCGGGCGACACGTCCAGCGCCTCGCAGAGTCGGTGCAGGGTGGTCAGGCTGGGCAGCATCTTCCCGCGCTCCAGTCGACTGTAGACCTCGCTGGCAAGTCCCATCTGCTGGGCGACCTCGGCCTGCGTGAGCCCGAGCTGGCTTCGAGCTGCGCGGGCAGTGGGGCCGACAATGGAGGAAAGGTGCTGGCGAAGTTCGGAGGCGGACGTGGCCTTTCGCATGCCTCCTTCGTAGCGGAATTGAATGTCAGACGTCTAGAGGCTGATGATAGATGTCAGAAGTCATTCGGCGTGTGCCTGCCGAAAAGAGGGACTCCCTGCTGGGTAGGCCATTTGCTAGGGTGCTCAATCAGTTGGGAGGGTGAGCGCATGAGCGAGGGCCGGATGGCCAGGAGACGGACGCTGTGAGGCTGAGAGAGCCTGCCCTCGCGGTGCTTTCTCCCGGTGTCCAGGTGATGGGCTACTCGGTGGAGCGGCGGCTGGGCAGCGGTGGGTTCGGTGCCGTGTACCTCGCGCGGTGTGAGGGCCAGGCTTACGCGCTCAAGCTGCTGGACCTGGCGCGCGTGGGTGGGCGGGTGGAGCGTGAGGTCTCCATCCTCTTGAAGCTGAGTCACCCCAACGTGGTGGGCATTCACGGCTTCGGGAAGTGGCCGATGGCGTCTCCGGAATTCGGCGTCATCGTCATGGAGTACGTGGAAGGGCGGCAGTTGGACGTCTGGGCGTCTGAGGAGAACCCTTCCGCGAGGCAGGTGGCGCGCGTCGTGCTGGACGTCGCGCGGGCGCTGGAGGCGTCCCACGCAGCCGGAGTGCTCCACCGTGACGTGAAGGAGTTCAACGTCATGGTGCGCGCTGCGGATGGCGCGGCCAAGCTGGTGGACTTCGGTGTCGGAGACTACGCAGGGGCGCCAGGGCTCACGGTGGACATCCTCCCGCCTGGGACGCCCGAGTACCGCTCCCCAGAGGCATGGAGCTACTTCCGGGAGAATGCCCGTGTGCCGGGTGCCATCTACACACCGGGGCCCTCTGACGACCTGTGGGCGATGGGCGTGGTCCTCTACCGGTTGCTTACGGCGCACCCACCTTTCGGTGGAGACCACTCCACGCTCGCAGACGTCATCATCTCGAACGAGGCGTTCCCTCCTCGGGCGGTGAATGACCGCGTCCCCTCGGCACTCAGTGACGTGTGCATGTCGCTACTGGCGAAGAGCCCGACGACCCGAATGCCGAGCGCGGGGGCTCTCCGTGAGGCGCTGGAGGAGATGCTCCAAGGGGCAGACACGACGTGGGACGTGCCACTGTGCGACGCCTACGGTGAGGACACCGCGACGACGGAAGGTGAGCGGGACAGTCACGACCGGTGGCTGAATGAACCGCTGCATCGGCCTCGACGTGGCATTCGGCCGAGGAAGGAACTGCCGACTTGGGAAGATGCGCGGGCTCCATCGCTGGGGGCGGAGCCCGCTACGGAGCAGGCTCCGAGGCCCGTGCCGACCTCCCGAGCATGGGTCCTCGCGGCAATGGCGCTGCTCGCGGTGCTCGTGGTGGTGTGGAGCTGGCGCACGTCGCCTGGGCCACCGCGTCAGGAAGTAGCGCGGCCTGGGAGTTCGTCCCAAGCTGTCCGCGCCGCAGCTCCCCCCTCTGTCACGGAGTCCACCCCTGCGGCCGTCGCTGCCCCTGCGATGCTCCCTGAGGCCACAACTGTGAAGATGGAGAAGACCGAGATTCCGGCGGCACCAAAGCCCCCCAGAAAGGGCGCGGGCGTCATGAGCAGGGCGATTGTTGCGGTGGCGGCATGCGCGGGGTTGGCGTGCCCTGGGGCGCAGGTACGTCCGCAACCTCCCCCAGAGCCGTGTCCGGATAGAGCAGTCGAGGTGATGGAGAAGTGGGGCGTCGAGGTGGGAGACCATTATCCAGTGACCTTTTTGGTCAGCAAGCCACAGGTCATCAAAGTGGCTGATGGTCCAACAGAGGTGAGGCTGCTCGGCGAGTGGAAGCGCATGCCCGACAACACGGTTCTCTATGGGCGACTCATCGTAAGTGACCGCGTTTATGGTCGATTCACGCATGCTCGTACTCGTGACGGAAAGAGATTCCCCGTGTGCCTGGAACTGCAATCCGAAGCTTTAGTGAAGGGCCTCGAGCGAGAGTCGGGTGATGAGGGGCCTACCTCGGCCCGTGTGTTTACGACCGGGGAAGTGCGAGCGGTAAGCGAGTTTGAGTAATTCGGCGCGGTGCTGCATGAGGGAGTCGCGGACGGATGCGAGTAACATCATCGGTCGTTCTCCTCTTGATCTCGCTCATGGCTGGCGGCGCTTCGGCTCAAGGTGCCATGTCGCCGGGGAATGGCGCTCGGCGCATTGAACTGGGGCCGGACGATTCGGGGGCGTTGACCGAGATTACAGTCAGTCCAGGCTTGTCCACCGTGATTCTCTTCGATTCAGAGCTGACTCAAGAGGGGGCCGACGTCGAGGGC from Myxococcus guangdongensis encodes:
- a CDS encoding serine/threonine-protein kinase, whose protein sequence is MRLREPALAVLSPGVQVMGYSVERRLGSGGFGAVYLARCEGQAYALKLLDLARVGGRVEREVSILLKLSHPNVVGIHGFGKWPMASPEFGVIVMEYVEGRQLDVWASEENPSARQVARVVLDVARALEASHAAGVLHRDVKEFNVMVRAADGAAKLVDFGVGDYAGAPGLTVDILPPGTPEYRSPEAWSYFRENARVPGAIYTPGPSDDLWAMGVVLYRLLTAHPPFGGDHSTLADVIISNEAFPPRAVNDRVPSALSDVCMSLLAKSPTTRMPSAGALREALEEMLQGADTTWDVPLCDAYGEDTATTEGERDSHDRWLNEPLHRPRRGIRPRKELPTWEDARAPSLGAEPATEQAPRPVPTSRAWVLAAMALLAVLVVVWSWRTSPGPPRQEVARPGSSSQAVRAAAPPSVTESTPAAVAAPAMLPEATTVKMEKTEIPAAPKPPRKGAGVMSRAIVAVAACAGLACPGAQVRPQPPPEPCPDRAVEVMEKWGVEVGDHYPVTFLVSKPQVIKVADGPTEVRLLGEWKRMPDNTVLYGRLIVSDRVYGRFTHARTRDGKRFPVCLELQSEALVKGLERESGDEGPTSARVFTTGEVRAVSEFE
- a CDS encoding helix-turn-helix domain-containing protein; this encodes MRKATSASELRQHLSSIVGPTARAARSQLGLTQAEVAQQMGLASEVYSRLERGKMLPSLTTLHRLCEALDVSPDELLGFTRATPPSTETPARRRLFFRVRQLDETRARAMLTLLSRGKSHE
- a CDS encoding helix-turn-helix domain-containing protein, encoding MNEELAITIGTAAREAREKLGMTRAEVAERVGLVEPAYRRLERGKVLPSVTVLHRLSQTLGLSPEILLGTAPQAPGKKAPRPPLLEAETPELRRLLTLARKLDGEKLDALLHVAAVLTR